Proteins from a single region of Alloscardovia omnicolens:
- a CDS encoding ATP-binding cassette domain-containing protein, whose amino-acid sequence MITFENVSKLYNKTEAIHDFSLEVASGEILVLLGSSGCGKSTLLKMINRMEKLSAGRILIDGEDISHMNPVHLRRSIGYVMQDGGLLPHRTVLENIATVPRLQGDSKREALNKAYNLLATVGLDNSLADRYPAQLSGGQKQRVGVARALASNPHILLMDEPFGALDPLVRRELQDELLRLQKDLHKTIIFVSHDVDEALRVADRIAVLRPAHSSQEPNGQIAALGSPSNLLTHYYSDFVSDFLGMTHGQRTLRTTTVDGQHLVTDTTGRIVGVLEK is encoded by the coding sequence ATGATCACTTTTGAGAATGTGTCGAAGTTGTATAACAAGACTGAGGCTATACATGATTTCAGTTTAGAAGTCGCTTCGGGTGAAATACTTGTGCTCCTTGGCTCATCGGGTTGCGGAAAAAGTACACTTCTCAAAATGATTAATCGCATGGAAAAACTGTCTGCAGGCAGGATTCTTATTGATGGTGAAGATATTTCTCATATGAATCCTGTGCATTTACGCCGTTCAATTGGATATGTGATGCAAGATGGCGGTCTTTTACCTCATCGCACTGTACTCGAAAATATTGCCACTGTGCCACGTCTTCAAGGTGATTCTAAGCGTGAAGCACTCAACAAAGCTTACAATCTCCTTGCCACTGTTGGTCTTGATAATTCTTTAGCAGACCGCTATCCAGCACAACTTTCTGGAGGGCAAAAGCAACGTGTGGGAGTAGCTCGCGCATTAGCAAGCAATCCTCATATTTTACTTATGGACGAACCTTTTGGAGCACTTGATCCACTTGTACGGCGTGAATTGCAAGATGAACTCCTTCGACTTCAGAAGGATTTACATAAAACTATTATTTTTGTTAGTCATGATGTAGATGAAGCATTACGAGTTGCTGATCGTATCGCAGTTTTGCGCCCTGCACATTCAAGTCAAGAACCGAACGGTCAAATTGCAGCTCTCGGCTCGCCGAGCAATTTATTAACCCATTACTACAGCGATTTCGTGTCTGATTTTCTAGGCATGACACATGGTCAACGTACTTTACGCACAACAACAGTTGATGGTCAACACTTAGTGACGGATACAACGGGGCGCATAGTGGGAGTGTTAGAAAAATGA
- a CDS encoding ABC transporter permease subunit: MSWLAHNIPLVTQRLTQHLALALPAVIITLLISVPLGYWLKEHPKIGKPIVSIFSLSYAIPSLPMLIVIPAFLGVPLRSGANVIIALTIYGIALMLRTVVDAFTAIPDHIRMSSIAMGYTRWGAWWHVDLPLALPALFAGLRVVIASSMAMTSIGALVGIPSLGSLLTDGFQRGIIAEVSSGLLVLIMSTLVLDWGTLILTKALTPWQRHNSQHSSDYSSAHEEAEA; this comes from the coding sequence ATGAGTTGGCTTGCGCATAATATTCCTCTCGTTACCCAAAGGCTCACACAGCATCTTGCCCTTGCTCTTCCCGCAGTGATTATCACCCTTCTTATTAGTGTTCCTTTAGGATACTGGCTTAAGGAACATCCGAAAATTGGCAAACCTATAGTGTCTATTTTTTCCCTTTCCTACGCTATCCCTTCTTTACCTATGCTTATTGTTATTCCTGCATTTTTGGGTGTTCCATTGCGTTCAGGCGCAAACGTCATTATTGCGTTAACCATATATGGCATTGCTCTTATGTTGCGTACTGTGGTTGACGCATTTACTGCTATTCCTGACCATATTCGCATGTCAAGCATTGCTATGGGATATACACGCTGGGGAGCATGGTGGCATGTGGATTTACCGTTAGCTTTACCAGCCTTATTCGCAGGTCTCCGTGTTGTTATTGCATCAAGCATGGCAATGACATCTATTGGCGCTCTTGTTGGTATTCCATCGTTAGGCAGCTTACTCACTGACGGATTTCAAAGAGGAATTATTGCAGAAGTTTCAAGTGGACTCCTAGTTCTCATTATGTCCACTCTTGTCTTAGATTGGGGCACACTCATCCTAACCAAAGCTCTTACCCCATGGCAGAGGCATAATTCTCAACATTCTTCTGATTACAGTAGCGCACACGAGGAGGCAGAAGCATGA
- a CDS encoding ABC transporter permease subunit — protein MTLINDVWLWLTSSMQWHGSGSIPTRLTEHLVFSGVAIVIASIITVPMGIIIGHFHIGKALIGSVSVIGRTIPILGLLTLLGLLLGIGSLAPMLVLILLAIPSILVATYSGMEAVEHECTWGAQAIGMSPWQVMFQVELPLAAPTILGGIRSATLQTLSTATLAAYTSNIGLGRYILAGLKTNQPAQMLGGALLVIAVALAADIALAALQNIAQHKATPAHFSV, from the coding sequence ATGACACTCATAAACGACGTATGGTTATGGTTGACCTCTTCAATGCAATGGCACGGATCAGGCTCTATCCCAACTCGACTAACTGAACACCTTGTTTTTTCTGGAGTTGCCATCGTAATAGCAAGTATTATTACCGTGCCAATGGGAATAATTATTGGACATTTCCATATAGGAAAAGCTCTTATTGGATCTGTTAGTGTTATAGGACGAACCATTCCTATTCTAGGTCTTTTAACTCTGCTTGGACTGCTGCTCGGCATAGGTTCATTAGCCCCTATGCTTGTGCTGATTCTTCTTGCTATTCCTTCAATTTTGGTAGCTACCTATTCTGGCATGGAAGCAGTGGAACATGAATGTACGTGGGGTGCGCAGGCAATCGGCATGAGTCCATGGCAAGTGATGTTTCAGGTGGAACTGCCTCTAGCTGCTCCAACAATATTAGGAGGAATCCGTTCAGCTACATTACAGACTCTATCGACTGCCACTCTAGCTGCCTACACTAGCAATATTGGATTAGGACGTTATATTTTAGCCGGATTAAAAACTAATCAGCCAGCGCAAATGCTTGGAGGAGCACTTTTGGTTATTGCGGTGGCATTAGCAGCCGATATAGCGTTAGCAGCCCTCCAAAATATTGCGCAGCATAAAGCTACTCCAGCACATTTTTCTGTGTAG
- a CDS encoding ABC transporter substrate-binding protein, with the protein MQITKRSSTLIIATLLASLTLSGCSAKALDTSQTESSAKKSNTLVVASQDYYSNEIIAETYAQALEAEGYTVQRDMRIGQREVYLPEITSGKIDLFPEYSGPLLQYWNKNTTVTTSEDVYHQLKSSAPAHLAILKQSPATDQDAYVVTKSFADKWSLTSIEDLARVTAAGEKITMGANSEAENRPNGPRGLKKTYGVQADFAPIEDSGGPLTVKALKDGQVQMAIMYTGNPSIAKNNLVVLKDTKGLFLSSHIVPVASHRLDAHAVETVNKISDSLTSEALLELNRRSVDEQLSAHDIAADWLKTLKK; encoded by the coding sequence ATGCAGATAACAAAACGCAGCAGCACACTGATTATTGCTACACTTCTTGCATCACTGACACTTTCAGGATGCTCAGCAAAAGCTCTTGACACATCTCAGACAGAAAGTTCCGCTAAGAAAAGCAATACTCTCGTTGTGGCATCGCAAGATTATTATTCTAACGAGATTATTGCAGAAACTTATGCTCAAGCCTTGGAAGCAGAAGGATACACCGTACAGCGTGATATGCGTATTGGTCAGCGCGAAGTCTATTTGCCCGAGATTACATCAGGTAAAATAGATCTTTTCCCCGAATACTCTGGACCATTATTACAGTATTGGAATAAAAATACTACGGTGACCACATCAGAAGATGTTTATCATCAACTGAAATCAAGTGCACCGGCACACTTAGCCATACTCAAGCAGTCCCCAGCAACAGATCAAGATGCTTATGTGGTTACTAAAAGTTTTGCGGATAAATGGTCACTTACATCTATTGAAGATCTTGCGCGCGTAACAGCCGCAGGAGAAAAAATTACTATGGGAGCTAACTCCGAAGCTGAAAATCGCCCCAACGGGCCACGCGGCTTAAAAAAGACGTATGGTGTTCAAGCAGACTTCGCACCAATTGAAGATAGTGGCGGACCGCTAACCGTTAAAGCGCTAAAAGACGGTCAAGTTCAAATGGCTATTATGTACACGGGCAATCCAAGTATTGCAAAGAATAATCTTGTTGTGCTTAAAGACACGAAAGGATTATTCTTGTCATCGCACATAGTACCTGTTGCCTCTCACCGTCTTGACGCTCATGCAGTAGAAACCGTTAATAAAATTAGCGATTCCCTTACGTCTGAAGCACTTCTAGAGCTGAACCGTCGTAGTGTAGATGAGCAACTATCCGCACATGATATTGCAGCAGACTGGTTAAAAACGCTTAAAAAGTAA
- a CDS encoding asparaginase: MRIHVTYSGGTIGMIDSPHGLQPGADLQGWLHHVLAGTQLGEENVTMTSLSPLIDSSNATPDNWQAIIDDLWSHYEDSDAFVVLHGTDTMSYSSAALSYALTDFEKPVILTGSQLPLGMVETDATANVTGALNAALYQRAQGVTLFFGHHLFPGNRVTKTSSWAFEGFSSPSTGPLARTGAPWRWYSIDRSGCGWSHPRPYKRHDVVVVDMVPGITAQRLEHLVNPRPDAVLLRAYGVGNVPSDEPGLVEVIQRTIADGVPVIVSSQCQQAEVLLGHYETGDAIAQAGAVGTGDMTLEAAYAKIVFLLSQGLRGSELASWMGKSLAGELTPQMK, from the coding sequence ATGCGCATTCATGTGACGTATTCAGGTGGAACTATTGGCATGATTGATTCACCGCACGGTCTGCAGCCGGGTGCAGATTTGCAGGGGTGGCTTCATCATGTGCTTGCTGGCACTCAGTTGGGCGAAGAGAACGTAACGATGACCAGCTTAAGTCCTCTGATTGATTCTTCAAATGCTACGCCCGATAATTGGCAAGCTATTATTGACGACTTGTGGAGTCATTACGAGGATTCGGACGCTTTTGTGGTGCTTCACGGTACGGATACGATGAGCTATTCCTCCGCCGCTTTGAGCTATGCGCTGACTGATTTTGAGAAGCCTGTGATTCTTACCGGATCGCAGCTGCCTTTAGGAATGGTAGAAACCGATGCTACGGCTAATGTAACCGGAGCTCTGAATGCGGCTCTATACCAGCGTGCACAAGGCGTTACGCTTTTCTTTGGTCATCACCTTTTTCCAGGAAATCGAGTCACGAAAACATCGTCATGGGCGTTTGAAGGATTCTCTTCTCCATCAACTGGTCCTCTCGCCCGCACTGGTGCTCCATGGCGTTGGTATTCCATTGATCGTTCTGGGTGTGGCTGGTCGCATCCTCGCCCATACAAGCGTCATGACGTGGTGGTGGTGGACATGGTTCCAGGTATTACAGCACAGCGTTTAGAGCATTTAGTTAATCCTCGTCCAGATGCTGTTCTTTTGCGCGCTTATGGCGTGGGCAATGTTCCATCAGATGAGCCAGGTTTAGTTGAGGTTATTCAACGCACCATTGCTGATGGTGTTCCTGTTATTGTATCTTCACAGTGTCAGCAGGCTGAGGTGCTGTTAGGTCATTATGAAACCGGTGATGCCATTGCTCAAGCTGGTGCAGTGGGTACGGGAGATATGACCTTAGAAGCTGCCTATGCCAAGATTGTGTTCCTGCTGTCTCAAGGTTTGCGCGGAAGTGAATTGGCTTCGTGGATGGGTAAATCTCTTGCGGGAGAGCTGACGCCACAGATGAAGTAG
- a CDS encoding alpha-glucosidase, which yields MVTSDRMHLSDDIRTNGATPNPWWSNAVVYQIYPRSFQDTNGDGIGDIQGITRRLDYLADLGVDVLWLSPVFKSPQDDNGYDISDYQDIDPLFGTLEDMDELLEQAHARGLKVVMDLVVNHTSDEHAWFQASRDKNDSHADWYWWRPAKPGYEPGTPGAEPNEWGSYFGGSAWQYDEKRGEYFFHQYSKKQPDLNWENPQVREAVYAMMNWWMDRGIDGFRMDVITQVSKRIDSQGRLPGETGSEIDDLPVGPDGYSSPFPFCSDGSRIDEFLAEMRQAVFAHREGFLTVGEAPGITPQRNEHVTNPANGELDMLFLFEHVDSDCENGTKWNPIDLRLTELKRTLGEQQRAVAASGWASLFFNNHDQPRSVSRWGDDSTEESRSRSAKALGLLMHMHRGTPYIYQGEELGMTNAHFTTLEQYRDLESINMYHQRVDEAGIQSPESMMDALARRGRDNSRTPMQWDSSQFAGFTAEDAEVSPWIDVNPNHTHINAVDESKDAQSVHAFYKKLIALRHQNPVVAAGDWQLIDDQDEKVYAFTRSLGDARLLVMVNVSGEEVDIPQESAALIESTEFDADGLEQHMLISTYDAAQSVHSLLSTSLKAWEGVVIRL from the coding sequence ATGGTCACGTCCGACCGCATGCACCTGTCAGATGATATTCGCACTAACGGTGCCACTCCTAACCCATGGTGGTCTAATGCAGTTGTCTACCAAATCTATCCACGCAGTTTCCAAGACACAAATGGTGACGGTATTGGTGATATACAAGGCATTACTCGCCGCTTAGATTACCTAGCTGATTTAGGTGTGGATGTGCTATGGCTCAGCCCAGTATTCAAGTCACCACAAGACGACAACGGCTACGATATTTCCGATTATCAAGATATTGATCCGCTGTTCGGCACTTTAGAAGATATGGATGAACTGCTTGAGCAGGCTCATGCTCGCGGTTTGAAAGTCGTCATGGATTTAGTGGTTAACCACACCTCCGACGAACATGCATGGTTCCAAGCTAGTCGCGATAAGAATGATTCACATGCTGATTGGTATTGGTGGCGTCCAGCAAAGCCAGGGTATGAGCCGGGAACTCCAGGAGCAGAACCAAACGAGTGGGGATCCTATTTTGGTGGTTCTGCATGGCAATACGATGAAAAACGTGGAGAATACTTCTTCCATCAGTATTCGAAGAAGCAGCCTGACTTAAATTGGGAAAATCCTCAAGTGCGTGAAGCGGTATACGCCATGATGAACTGGTGGATGGATCGCGGAATTGATGGATTCCGTATGGATGTTATTACTCAAGTGTCTAAACGCATTGATTCCCAGGGTCGTCTGCCGGGCGAAACAGGAAGTGAGATAGACGATTTGCCGGTGGGGCCAGACGGCTATTCCTCTCCATTCCCATTCTGCTCGGACGGTTCACGCATTGATGAATTCTTAGCAGAAATGCGTCAAGCAGTTTTTGCACATCGTGAAGGATTCCTCACAGTAGGTGAAGCTCCTGGCATTACACCACAGCGTAACGAGCATGTTACCAACCCTGCCAATGGCGAACTCGATATGCTCTTCCTTTTCGAACACGTAGATTCAGACTGTGAAAATGGCACAAAGTGGAACCCAATCGATTTACGCTTAACTGAGCTGAAACGCACATTAGGTGAGCAGCAGCGTGCAGTGGCTGCATCCGGTTGGGCAAGCTTGTTCTTCAACAACCATGATCAGCCTCGTTCAGTATCCCGCTGGGGTGACGATTCCACAGAAGAATCGCGCTCGCGTTCTGCGAAGGCTTTGGGATTGCTCATGCATATGCATCGTGGAACTCCATACATATATCAGGGTGAAGAATTGGGAATGACTAATGCACATTTCACTACGCTGGAACAGTATCGCGATTTGGAATCCATCAATATGTATCATCAGCGTGTAGATGAGGCAGGCATTCAGTCGCCAGAATCTATGATGGATGCTTTAGCGCGTCGCGGTCGTGATAATTCACGTACGCCAATGCAATGGGATTCTTCCCAGTTTGCTGGTTTTACTGCTGAAGATGCTGAGGTATCTCCATGGATTGATGTGAATCCAAACCATACGCATATCAATGCTGTTGATGAAAGTAAAGATGCGCAGTCTGTTCACGCTTTCTATAAGAAGCTGATTGCGCTGCGTCATCAGAATCCAGTGGTCGCAGCTGGTGATTGGCAGTTGATTGATGATCAGGACGAGAAGGTCTATGCCTTCACACGTTCCTTGGGAGATGCTCGCTTGCTCGTTATGGTCAATGTTTCAGGTGAAGAGGTGGATATTCCTCAAGAATCTGCAGCCTTGATTGAGAGCACAGAATTTGATGCGGATGGGCTTGAACAGCATATGCTAATCAGTACATATGACGCTGCTCAGAGTGTTCATTCGCTGCTGTCAACGAGTCTCAAAGCTTGGGAAGGCGTAGTTATTCGTCTATAA
- a CDS encoding Eco47II family restriction endonuclease — translation MHWNIDFISHEDFKNHVKATILHYGSKLKPYNVEKFNSNIVDPIKMVFDRAVYGESWQQIISNEIFRQRDKSNTNEIGYFHQRLFEYIENCHVPANGQEGGWDVIYDTHIGYTVDEGNTVHKIYVEMKNKHNTMNSASSGKTYIKMQHQLLNDDDCACFLVEAIAKKSQNIVWETTVNGEKVSHRKIRRVSIDKFYEIVTGQSDAFYKICMALPAVVDEVLREEGGIAEKTHDTVYSQIEEFAKSIQGVPEDQAMIMSMYMLGFNTYLGFRNHNIDEH, via the coding sequence ATGCATTGGAACATTGATTTTATTTCTCATGAAGACTTTAAGAATCATGTAAAAGCAACAATTCTTCATTATGGATCAAAACTTAAGCCATATAATGTGGAAAAGTTTAATTCGAATATTGTTGACCCTATAAAAATGGTATTTGATCGTGCAGTTTATGGCGAAAGCTGGCAGCAAATTATTTCTAATGAGATTTTTCGCCAACGTGATAAATCAAATACAAATGAGATTGGTTATTTTCATCAGCGTTTATTTGAGTATATAGAGAACTGCCATGTACCTGCGAATGGTCAAGAAGGTGGCTGGGATGTTATTTATGATACTCATATTGGGTATACGGTAGATGAGGGTAATACTGTTCATAAAATTTATGTTGAGATGAAGAATAAACATAACACGATGAATTCTGCATCTTCCGGTAAAACCTATATTAAAATGCAACACCAGTTATTGAATGACGATGATTGCGCCTGTTTTCTCGTTGAAGCAATTGCAAAGAAGAGTCAGAATATAGTCTGGGAAACAACGGTTAATGGGGAAAAAGTATCACACCGTAAAATTCGTAGAGTTAGCATTGATAAATTCTATGAAATAGTTACGGGTCAGTCTGATGCGTTTTACAAAATATGTATGGCTTTGCCTGCTGTTGTAGATGAGGTGCTCCGTGAAGAAGGAGGTATCGCAGAAAAAACCCACGATACTGTTTATAGTCAGATTGAAGAATTTGCTAAAAGTATTCAAGGAGTACCTGAAGATCAAGCAATGATTATGTCAATGTATATGCTTGGTTTCAATACGTATTTGGGTTTTAGAAACCACAATATTGATGAACACTAA
- a CDS encoding DNA cytosine methyltransferase translates to MGQKKNKITGIELFAGGGGMALGLEQSGIEDLAFVEYDHDACETLRLNRPNWNVIESDIHDVDFTPYYRKVDFVSGGAPCQAFSYAGKKLGFGDTRGTLFAEFARCISEVQPKMFLFENVRGLLSHDHGRTFETIRHEFISRGYQVQYRVLNASYFGVGQKRERLIVIGIRNDIADTVSFEYPIPEEKQTTLRDVLQNVPDSPFQPYSEKKKRVMELVPPGGCWVDLPDDVAREYMGRSYFSGGGRRGMARRIAWDEPCLTLTTSPSQKQTERCHPDETRPFTVREYARIQSFPDDWVFTGTLSNQYKQIGNAVPVELARRVGERIICALQ, encoded by the coding sequence ATGGGGCAAAAGAAAAATAAAATAACTGGCATTGAGCTTTTTGCGGGTGGAGGAGGAATGGCTTTAGGTTTAGAGCAGTCTGGTATTGAGGATTTGGCGTTTGTTGAATATGATCATGATGCTTGTGAAACCTTACGCTTAAATCGTCCTAACTGGAATGTTATTGAATCTGATATTCATGATGTTGATTTCACTCCGTACTATAGGAAAGTTGATTTTGTCTCTGGTGGAGCTCCATGCCAGGCTTTTTCATATGCTGGGAAAAAGCTGGGTTTTGGTGATACGCGAGGAACTCTATTTGCTGAATTTGCTCGGTGTATAAGTGAAGTTCAGCCAAAGATGTTTTTGTTCGAAAATGTGCGGGGTCTGCTTAGCCATGACCATGGTAGAACGTTTGAAACTATACGACATGAATTTATTAGTCGTGGATATCAAGTTCAGTATCGTGTTCTGAATGCAAGTTATTTTGGTGTAGGACAAAAGCGTGAACGACTTATCGTTATTGGAATAAGAAATGACATTGCTGATACTGTTTCTTTTGAATACCCAATTCCTGAAGAGAAGCAAACAACTTTACGCGATGTATTGCAGAATGTTCCTGATAGTCCTTTTCAGCCTTATAGTGAGAAGAAGAAGCGCGTCATGGAATTGGTTCCTCCTGGAGGTTGTTGGGTCGATTTACCTGACGATGTTGCTCGAGAGTATATGGGGCGCAGTTATTTTTCTGGAGGTGGCAGACGTGGTATGGCGCGCCGTATTGCTTGGGATGAGCCATGTTTGACTCTTACTACATCTCCCTCGCAGAAACAAACCGAGAGATGTCATCCTGATGAGACAAGACCATTCACTGTGCGTGAGTATGCCCGAATACAGAGTTTCCCAGATGATTGGGTTTTTACAGGTACTTTGAGTAATCAATATAAACAGATTGGGAATGCGGTTCCTGTTGAGTTGGCTCGACGTGTTGGTGAACGGATTATATGTGCATTGCAATAG
- a CDS encoding carbohydrate ABC transporter permease gives MSTAISSTRPAHSSPVKYRKDHNINWWLTAAVAVLSLTVLVPLYFTIVTALKTPAEAGTFSLPTAWQWHNFADAAAKVNYPKAALNSAIITVAAVVLTLLTNTFVAYAVARNMDKRFFRFLYYFFIAAMFVPFPVVMLPIAKQMGSWHLDNQVGLIILYMILGLGTNLFIATGFIRSIPVSLEEAARIDGASTWRIFWQIIFPLMSPINATIAILTALWAWNDFLLPLIVLTDQSNQTIPLAQYVFSSQFATNYPMAFSSYLMAMAPVLIVYIIAQKWVIGGVMRGAVK, from the coding sequence ATGTCTACTGCAATTTCATCCACTCGTCCTGCACATTCTTCTCCAGTGAAGTACCGCAAGGATCACAATATTAACTGGTGGCTTACTGCCGCTGTAGCAGTCTTATCTCTCACCGTTTTAGTGCCGCTCTACTTTACTATTGTTACGGCTCTTAAAACTCCTGCTGAGGCTGGAACTTTCAGCTTGCCAACAGCATGGCAATGGCATAACTTTGCTGATGCTGCTGCAAAGGTGAACTATCCTAAAGCTGCTTTAAATTCAGCAATTATTACTGTGGCTGCAGTAGTGCTCACCTTGTTAACGAATACGTTCGTAGCCTACGCAGTGGCACGTAATATGGATAAGCGTTTCTTCCGCTTCCTGTATTACTTCTTTATTGCTGCTATGTTCGTGCCATTCCCAGTAGTTATGCTTCCTATTGCTAAGCAGATGGGATCGTGGCATTTGGATAATCAAGTTGGTTTGATTATTCTCTACATGATTTTGGGTTTGGGAACGAATCTGTTTATTGCCACTGGTTTCATCCGCTCAATTCCAGTGTCTTTGGAAGAAGCAGCTCGCATTGATGGTGCTAGCACATGGCGCATCTTCTGGCAGATTATTTTCCCACTGATGAGCCCAATCAATGCAACAATTGCTATTTTGACTGCACTGTGGGCATGGAACGACTTCCTTCTTCCATTAATTGTGCTGACCGATCAGTCGAACCAGACTATTCCACTGGCTCAGTACGTTTTCAGCTCTCAGTTTGCTACCAACTATCCAATGGCATTCTCTAGCTACCTGATGGCTATGGCTCCAGTGCTGATTGTGTATATCATTGCACAGAAGTGGGTTATTGGTGGTGTGATGCGAGGAGCTGTGAAGTAA
- a CDS encoding sugar ABC transporter permease, with translation MAKKRTSAFSRRKVESAYYWMAVPAAVLFAVFLYVPFVQGIAYSFTNSQGYGDFKWIGFKNYLALFQDNRVGNAYIFTFFIAVIITVLINCIAMFLAVVLNGRIGFKNGFRAIFFIPYTLSVLVIGYVFKYIFMQPLPELGKALHIPLLSESLLTSETYSWIPIVFLAVWQGVAYSVLIYLAGLQTIDSEIYEAAAIDGVNAWQNFWKITFPLIGPFFTINLVLTMKNALGTFDQVVALTEGGPNSKTETVTFLIWKGGLTGGEYAYQTANAVLFFIVLAIIAFIQLKFFGSKEKV, from the coding sequence ATGGCTAAAAAACGCACATCTGCATTCTCTCGCCGTAAGGTGGAGAGCGCCTACTACTGGATGGCTGTGCCAGCTGCAGTTCTTTTTGCAGTATTCCTCTATGTGCCTTTTGTTCAAGGTATTGCGTATTCCTTTACGAATTCGCAAGGATATGGCGATTTTAAGTGGATTGGATTTAAGAATTATTTAGCGCTGTTCCAAGATAACCGTGTGGGCAATGCGTATATTTTCACCTTCTTTATTGCTGTGATTATTACGGTGTTAATCAACTGCATTGCTATGTTCCTAGCTGTGGTGCTTAACGGTCGTATTGGTTTTAAGAACGGCTTCCGTGCTATCTTCTTCATTCCTTATACACTGTCTGTTCTCGTTATTGGCTACGTATTTAAGTACATCTTTATGCAGCCTTTGCCTGAACTCGGTAAGGCTCTGCATATTCCGTTACTGTCAGAATCTTTGCTCACGAGTGAAACATATTCATGGATTCCTATTGTGTTCTTGGCGGTATGGCAAGGTGTTGCCTACTCGGTTCTGATTTATTTGGCTGGCTTGCAGACCATTGATTCAGAAATTTATGAAGCAGCTGCTATTGATGGCGTTAATGCATGGCAGAACTTCTGGAAGATTACTTTCCCTCTGATTGGTCCATTCTTTACGATTAACCTCGTTCTGACCATGAAGAATGCTCTGGGTACATTCGATCAGGTTGTGGCATTGACCGAAGGTGGTCCAAACTCAAAGACTGAAACAGTCACCTTCCTGATTTGGAAGGGCGGTTTAACCGGTGGTGAATACGCCTATCAGACAGCAAACGCAGTGCTCTTCTTCATTGTTTTGGCAATCATTGCGTTTATTCAGTTGAAGTTCTTCGGTAGCAAGGAAAAGGTGTGA